One Flavobacterium sp. 90 DNA segment encodes these proteins:
- a CDS encoding DUF2490 domain-containing protein, with translation MHKIKTTITILLFIICKSTGYAQLDAPYTMGFIPASITEGDIAFPIYDKWHLSGQVDFQLVTQGAYNTTNPFEYTQRVVVRPWIVYSGFEKMKFWLGYAHNQKYAVEEMGNYETLENRLILMGTFTQNMPKGSLFEQVRFETKFFDDRTGQQQVIPRIRARFGVNHFLAQTKEKPIFLAPNIGYYAELMLKFAKKDYAEEHFDIFRLSVYYTAGITPNLHFLGGIIGQMQLRTNGNQFDVYYGPMVSVKYSIRPKERETFDSVDGGAD, from the coding sequence ATTCTCCTTTTTATTATTTGCAAATCAACAGGATACGCACAATTAGATGCACCATACACCATGGGTTTCATTCCGGCTTCTATTACAGAAGGAGATATTGCTTTTCCCATATACGATAAATGGCATTTAAGCGGTCAGGTCGATTTTCAATTAGTAACACAAGGCGCTTATAATACCACCAATCCGTTTGAATATACGCAGCGCGTTGTAGTAAGACCGTGGATTGTTTATTCAGGTTTCGAAAAAATGAAATTTTGGCTTGGTTATGCCCACAATCAAAAGTATGCGGTTGAAGAAATGGGCAATTATGAAACGCTCGAAAACAGATTGATTTTGATGGGAACTTTTACCCAGAACATGCCCAAAGGATCACTCTTTGAACAAGTGCGTTTTGAAACTAAATTTTTCGACGACAGAACCGGGCAGCAACAAGTAATTCCAAGGATTAGAGCAAGATTTGGTGTAAATCACTTTCTGGCTCAAACGAAGGAAAAACCCATATTTCTTGCGCCCAATATTGGGTATTATGCAGAGCTTATGCTAAAGTTTGCCAAGAAAGATTATGCCGAAGAACATTTTGACATTTTTAGATTATCGGTTTATTATACCGCCGGTATAACTCCCAATCTTCACTTCCTGGGCGGTATAATTGGTCAAATGCAACTTCGTACAAACGGAAACCAATTTGATGTTTACTACGGGCCAATGGTATCTGTAAAATATAGTATTCGACCTAAAGAAAGAGAAACTTTTGACAGTGTTGATGGTGGCGCAGATTAA